Sequence from the Herbaspirillum sp. meg3 genome:
ACAAAGGTATTCACTTCGCTGCATTGGTTGACGAGGTCGATCACATTGCGGCCGTAGGCGCGCAACATGTTGCCCTGGTCGGTCATCTTGATGCGCGTGATCTTTTCACGCAGATGATTCATGGCCTTCGAGGCCCAGGTACGCCATGCCGAATCCTGCCGTTGGCGGCGAATCGAGCCGACGTAGTCGTAGCCTTCACGCATCTTGGCAACCAGGTTGCCGATTTCTTCCGGGGGGTTTTGCAAGTCGGCATCGAGCGTGACGACGATGTCGCCGCGCGTCGCTTCAAAGCCGGCCAGGATGGCCATGTGCTGGCCGTAATTGCCGTTGAACAGGACAACGCGAGTCACATCGGGGCGGGCGCGATATTGGTCGGCCAGAATGGCGGCAGACTTGTCGCGGCTGCCGTCGTTGACGTAGATGACTTCATACGCGATACCGAGCGCGTCGAGCGCCGGATAGAGGCGGGCGAACAGCTTGGCAAGGCCGGATTCCTCGTTATATACGGGGATGACGACGGAAAGTTCTGGTTTCATCAATGCCTGATAATGAAAAATTGCTGTACTGAAAGCGATAATGTAATGCATGCAAGCCGCGTACCACCGATCGAGTGGCAGTTTGGCGCGACGAGTTGCCCGGAATGTTGCCTTCCGGACATGTTCACGACGCCATGCAGACCGTCAAATTATGCGAGCACGGATTTTACCGCGCCGACTGCACGCTCGACATCTTCTTTACTCATTGCAGTAAACATCGGCAGCGACACGATCAGGCGGCCAACGCGTTCGGCGATCGGGAACATGCCTTCCTTGAAGCCGCGGTCGCGATAGAGCTTGAGCAGATGGATAGGCGGGTAGTGGTAACCGATGCCGATCTGGCGCTCCATCATTTTTTCCATGAAGGCGGCGCGCGTGATGCGCTCCGGCAGTACCAGCTGGAACATGTGCCAGTTGCTGTTCTCGAAATCCGCCACCGGCAATTGCGCACCGGTCTGGGCTTCGAAATCCGGGCCGAACACCTCGAAGTAGTGTTTTGCGAGGCCGCGGCGCTTCTCGGTAATGGCGTCGATATGCGCGAACTGGCCCAGCCCGATGGCGGCAGCAATGTCGGTCATATTGAATTTACCGCCCAAGACATCCACTTCAAGGCCGTCAAAACCGCTGCGGGTCACGCCTTGCAGGCGATATTTTTCGGCCAGGCGCGCTTCATCAGCATTGTTGACAACCAGGCAACCGCCTTCGGAGCTGGTGACGTTTTTATTGGCCTGAAAGCTGAACGAGACGAAATCGCCAAATGCACCGATGCGCTTGCCTTTCCAGGTTGAGCCCAGCGCCTGGGCAGCATCTTCAATGACGCGCAGATTGTGCTTCTTCGCGATGGCATACAGGCGATCCATGTCGACCGGTAGGCCGGCGAGGTACACCGGGATGATGGCCTTGGTGCGTGGTGTTATGGCAGCTTCAAGCTTGTCGAGATCGATGTTGCGCGTGACCGGATCGATATCTGCGAACACTGGTGTGGCGCCGGTTTCGATAATTACGTTGGCAGTTGCTACCCACGAGATTGGTGTCGTGATGACCTCGTCGCCGGCGCCGATACCGGCGATGCGCAAGGCGATTTCCATGGTGCAGGTGCCGGAATTGAAGGTGCGCACGATGCGGCCGTCCAGATAATCGGACAAGGCCTTTTCGAAAGCCTGCACCTTGGGGCCGCTGGTGATCCATCCGGAGCGCAGTACGTCGCCGACAGCGGCGATCGTAGCTTCATCAATGGTCGGTTTGGAAAATGGTAAAAACGACTGGGTCATGGAATGCTCGCAATGAATCGGATAAAAGTCGGTAAAGATTCGTATCCGGGTCTGAAAATTAAATGCTGCCGATGTCGCGGCTTAAAGTGCTATCAGGCGTCTACATACTGGTGCGTATCGACATATATTCGACGCGTATTGTAAATCAGCCAATTCATGCTGGTCAGCAAATTAGCTTCGGGTCAGCAGGACGACGCCGACGATGATGACACCGATCGCCAGCAAGCGCTGTGCCGACACGGCCTCGCCAAGGAAATACCAGGCGCCGATGGCGTTGATGATATAGCCCAGTGACAGCAAAGGATAGGCGACGGTCACATCGACGCGCGACAAGCCGATGATCCACACGCCGACTGAGATAACGTAGCAGGTCAGGCCGCCGATGATCGGCAATTGCGTCGCCAGCTTGATGCCTGTCGAGAACCAGTTTTCTGCCGTCAGGTGAATGGCGCCGACGGCGTTGGTGCCGGCTTTCAGCAATAGCTGGGCGACGGCGTTGAGGCAGATGCCGACAAAAATGAAGCCGAAAGTAGCGAGATTCATGAATTGCTTTCTTGTTATTTATTCTGGCTCGCGCCGTCAGGATTATTGGCGACGATCACGCGACGCGGATCTTGCCCGATCAGACGCATCGGAACACCGCGCTGCTTCAGGTCGGCATAAATGGACGGATCCATGATCGCGATGTCTTTCTTGCCGGCGGTATGGTCAGCGACCCATTGTGCGACGAACGCATCAACAGTCGGCAGCCACAACTGCGGCTCTTGCTTCAGGCCGAATTCCATCTCGTCGGCATGGCGCACCAGTGTCATCGTACGTTGCAGATAAAAGGGCAGTGCCTGCTCGTAACGACCGACCAGATACATCGGCGTTTCCGGTGTCAGCTCTGCCTGCAGTGCCGGCACGTAGTCGATACCTGCCGAATAGCGGCCTTGCGGCTCATGGCCCAGCATCAGCAATTGGCCGCTGATGAAGGCGCCGGCTGCCAGGCAAACCATGGCCAGATCTTTTTGGCTGCGCGCAAAACGGATCGCCAGCACCGCACCGATAAAGGCGACGATCGTTGCGGCGTAGATCCACGGCACGTGTGCCGTCACCAGCGGCAGCGAGTAGGCATCCTTGGCCAGCGCCGGGACACGCGGAATGAAGGCCATGGCAATCGCGCAGGGAACCGCCACAATCGATGCCGACAGCACGATGGCTTTGAACGTGGCACGTTCCAGATAGCAGGCAATCAGCAACGCCAGCGTCGGGAAGATCGGCAAGATGTACGACGGCAGCTTCGAGCTTGAAATGCTGAAGAACACAAAGATGAAGACCGACCAGATCAGCAGCATCTTGCGCGGCTGGAATTTGCCGCTCGACAAGCTGCTGAAGCTGCTGCCGCTGTGTTCCTCGCGTGTACCCGTCAGCAGGCTTTGCACAAAGACGCCGAGCCACGGGATGATGCCCAGCAGAAGAATAGGAATGAAGTAGTACCAAGGCCCGGTGCGGCTATGAATCTTGGTTGTGAAGCGCTGAAAATGTTCGTGAATGAAGAAGAATTGCGGAAACTCAGGATTCTTCATCGACACCAGTACAAACCACGGCGTACAGATGGCGAAAAACAGGATCAGGCCCTTGACCAGATGCAGCCGTTTCCAGATGGCCCAGTCGCGCGAAAACAGCGTGTACAGCACCAGCACGGCGCCGGGCAAGACGATACCGATCAATCCCTTGGACAACACAGCCAATGCCATACCGACCCAGCACAGCAACATCCAGTTGCGTTGTTCGTCGCGGTTGGCGTCATTGCGCTGCGCCAGCAACAGGGCGCAGACGCTCAGCGTCATCATTGCCGCCAGCCCCATGTCCAGCGTGTTGATGTGACCCATGCCGGCCCAGAAGAAGCTCGATGCCAGCACCAGTGGGGCATAGAAGCCAACGCGGTCGTTGAACACACGGCGACCGGTGTAAGCAACCATGCCGATGCCGAACAGGCCGCACAGGCCCGTCCACAGGCGCGCCTGCCATTCACCGAGGCCGAACAGCTCGAAGGTGATCGCATTCATCCAGGTTTGCAGCGGCGGCTTTTCGAAGTACTTGATGCCGTTCAGGCGTGTCGTGATCCAATCCTGGGTTGCTACCATTTCGCGCGCCATTTCGGCGTAGCGGCCTTCGTCGGTCGGCACCAGAGTGCGAGCGCCCAGCATGTAGAACCAGACCAGCAGGAAGAGGATGAGCAGCGTCCATACGAACGCCTTCGATTTATACAGTTCGCGCATCAGGCGAGGTCCTTAGTAAAAGCGGTGCAAAAAGCAGGTGATGAAACGGTAAAAGCGATGAGTCGGATCAGCGAAGCCGGTTTGAGTTCAGCCGGGATAGGCATTGTCCAGCGGCCAGTTTTTTGGCGCACGGGCGGGCTATTATGTTGGGTTCAGTGTTCAATAATGAGCGCCAGCGCTACTTTTCGGCCTTCCGCCATCAGGATGTTGTAGGTCCGGCAAGCGGCCTGATTGTCCATGCATTCCACGCCGATACGGCGCGAAGTCAGGGCGGTCGTCAGCTTGGGGTGCACGAAACGTTGGCGCTTTCCGGTGCCGAGAATGACGACGTCCGGCTGGGTCGCATCGATCTGCTCGAAATGCGCCGCGGTCAATTGGTCGAACGCCGGCACTGGCCATGCGACCGGTGGTGTTTCCGGCAAGACAAGCAAACTATGGTCGAAACGGGCGGCATTGATTTCGACGCCGTTGTCGTCATAGGAGGTGACGGTCTGGTATTGCTGGGTTTCTGTGGAATGGAGCTTCATGGCGCGCAGTGTCGAATCGCCGTTCGCGGCAGAGCGGTCAGGCAAATTTCGGCAATAAGGTCTTAAAGTGCTGCATTGTAGCGTTTTCCTGTTCCGGACTCCGTTTTATTCATTGATAAAATAGAGGGCTTTCGGCAAAATGGCCGGTTCCGGCGGCTCGGCCGGGCTGGCCTGATTGGCTCATTCAAAGGATTTGTACTGTGCGACCGATTCAAAAATCGAAAAAACTGGCTGATGTCTGTTACGACATCCGTGGACCTGTGCTGGAAAAAGCGCGCCAGATGGAAGAAGAAGGCCACAAGATCATCAAACTGAACATCGGCAATCTGGCCGCCTTCGGTTTCGATGCGCCGGACGAAATCGTGCAGGACATGATCCGCAACATGGGTAATGCCTCCGGTTATACCGATTCCAAGGGGTTGTTTGCGCCGCGCAAGTCGGTCATGCATTACTCCCAGCAAAAGAATATCCAGGGCGTCACCATCGATGACATCTATCTCGGCAACGGTGCGTCCGAGCTGATCGTCATGAGCGTCAACGCCTTGCTCAATACCGGCGATGAAGTGCTGGTGCCGTCGCCTGACTATCCGCTGTGGACTGCCGCAGTCAGCTTGTCGGGCGGTACGCCCGTGCATTATGTCTGCGACGAGCAGGCAGGCTGGCAACCGGACATTGACGACATCAAGAAAAAGATCACGCCCAACACCAAGGCCATCGTCGTCATCAATCCGAACAATCCGACCGGCGCGCTCTACAGCACCGACGTGCTCAAGGAAATCGTCGAAGTCGCACGCCAGCATCAACTGATCATCCTGGCCGACGAAATCTACGACAAGGTTTTGTACGACGGTCACACGCATACCTCGCTGGCATCGCTGGCGGACGATGTGCTGTTCATCACGTTCAACGGCTTGTCCAAGAACTACCGCTCCTGCGGCTATCGCGCCGGCTGGATGGTCGTATCGGGTGAAAAGAAGCACGCCAAGGACTACATCGAAGGCCTCAACATGCTGGCCTCCATGCGCCTGTGCGCCAATGCGCCGGGACAATACGCAATCCAGACCGCATTGGGCGGCTATCAAAGCATCAATGACCTGGTTGGCCCGGCAGGTCGCCTGACCAAGCAGCGCGATCTCGCGCACAAGCTGTTGACGGATATCCCCGGTGTGACCTGCGTCAAGCCGAAGTCGGCGCTGTACATGTTCCCGCGTCTTGATCCGGCGGTTTACCCGATCAAGGACGATCAGGAGTTTGCTTACGAATTGCTGGCAGAAGAGAAAGTACTGATCGTGCAGGGCACCGGTTTCAATTGCCCGACCCCTGATCACTTCCGCGTGGTGTTCCTGCCCAATACAGACGATCTGACCGAATCGATGGGGCGCATTGCGCACTTCCTCGAAGGGTATCGCCGCCGTCACGGCACGGCCTGAATCCGGCTCCGGCAGCGTAACTTATCAACGCAGTAACGTGACGTATTCAAGCCGGTTTCCCAGCGGCGTGGCGGGGAAGGCCGTCAGTTAAAGTTTTACCGCAGTACCCGTCATGGAATCGTCATGACGGCATTTTTAGCATGTTTATTAACCACGAAGACATTATGAAATCCATCAAAGTAGGTTTGCTCGGCATCGGCACCGTGGGTTCCGGTACTTTCAATGTATTGAAGCGCAATCAGGAAGAAATTGCGCGGCGCGCAGGACGCGGCATTGAAATTACCATGGTGGCCGATCTGAACACAGAGCGCGCCACCGAGCTGACCAATGGACAAGTCAAGGTGGTTAACGACGCCAATCTGGTCGTCAACGATCCGGACATCGATATCGTCATCGAACTGATCGGCGGCTACGGCCTCGCCAAGGATCTGGTTCTGAAGGCGATCGCCAACGGCAAGCACGTGGTGACGGCCAACAAGGCGCTGATTGCCACACACGGCAATGAGATCTTCAAGGCAGCTCAGGAAAAAGGCGTCATGGTCGCGTTTGAAGCGGCAGTGGCCGGCGGTATCCCGATCATCAAGGCATTGCGCGAAGGCCTGACCGCCAACCGCATCCAATGGATCGCCGGCATCATCAACGGCACCACCAACTTCATCCTGTCCGAGATGCGCGACAAGGGCCTGGACTTCGACGTTGTGCTGAAAGAAGCGCAACGTCTGGGTTATGCAGAAGCCGATCCGACCTTCGACATCGAAGGCGTGGACGCTGCGCACAAGCTGACCATCATGGCCTCGATCGCTTTTGGTATTCCTGTGCAGTTCGACAAGGCGCACGTGGAAGGCATCACCAAGCTGCAGGCAACTGATATTCGCTATGCCGAGCAACTCGGCTATCGTATCAAGCTGCTGGGTATCACACGTCAGACCGCTAACGGTATCGAGTTGCGCGTGCATCCGACGCTGATTCCATCGGGCCGCCTGATCGCCAATGTGGAAGGTGCGATGAACGCTGTGATGGTGCGCGGCGATGCCGTCGGTGAGACGCTTTACTACGGCAAGGGCGCAGGCTCCGAGCCGACCGCTTCGGCCGTGATCGCCGATCTGGTCGACATCACCCGTCTGGCGACAGCCGATCCGGAACATCGGGTGCCTTACCTGGCGTTTCAACCACACGCCATGGCAAGCACTCCCGTGTTGCCGATCCAGGACGTCACTACCAGCTACTATCTGCGCATGCACGTGGCCGACAAGCCTGGCGTTCTGGCGGACGTCACACGGATCCTGGCGGACTCGTCGATTTCCATCGACGCCATGCTGCAAAAGGAACCGTCGGAAGGCGAAACGCAAACCGACATCATCATGCTCACGCACCAGACACAAGAGCGCAACATCGAGGCCGCCATCGCCAAGATCGAAGCCTTGTCGACGGTCGTTGGCACAGTGATGAAGATTCGTCTGGAAGAGTTGGGTTAAGAATCTGAACAGTCGGCATGCAGGTAAAAAAGGAGTCTTCGGACTCCTTTTTTATTTGCGGGTCACATGTGTGTTGAAGAAAGCATTGCACCAACGGAAAAGGGCACCGAAGTGCCCTTTTCCGTAACGCGTTGCGACATGTCGAAAATTATTTTTTCGCCTCAGGAATCTTGTAGTCGCAGACGGCTTGCACCATGGCTTCCGCAACAGACAGAGGCTTGGGTTTGACGAACTGCATATTTTTCAGCGCATCGGAATGATCGCGGCTGTCGCCTTTGCCGTCGTTTTCGGCGTAGATGATTTCTTTAGTCAGTTTCAGTGTCTGATCTTTGCAGTTGTATTGATGCATGTCCTTGTAGGACTTCAAGGTCGGAAAGCCGCTTTCATTGTTGGGGCGAGCTTCCTTGAAGTTCCATATCGCCCATGCTTCGCGAATGCCCTTGGTTTCCTTGATGGAATCCACATCAATTGAAAGCTCCGCCTGATCGGAGCCACCAAGGCTTTGCCAGTTTTCCGCGTGCGCTGCACCGGCGCTGATCAGGCACAACATCAAAATCCATTTTTTCATCATGTATCCATTTCTGTTCAGATTGGAGCGCGTGCATGGCATTGCCGCCGGCGTCCGTGAGTGAATATGCAGGGAAAGCCACATCTGCATACGCTTCAGGGCAGTCAGCATAGCGTGCCGGGCGGTTGCTTACAACCCCGGTAACGTTTTATTTCACTTCGTCAAATCGGTGCTGCGTCAGTCTGCACATGCCCGAAAATCCTGGCCCCCAGCGACGAGCCAGCTATAATGACGGTCTTCGTGCAACCCGCTGCAAGACTTATCTCCTATACGCTATGCAATACGTTTCCACTCGCGGTCACTCTGCTACACCTTCTTTTTCCGAAATCCTGCTGGGCGGCCTCGCACCGGACGGCGGTCTGTATCTGCCCGCCGACTATCCGCAAGTGACCGGCGCCGAGCTGGATCAATGGCGCAAGCTGTCGTATGCCGATCTGGCGTACGAAGTCCTGAAAAAGTTTGCCACCGACATTCCCGATGCCGATCTCAAAGCCTTGACGCACAGGACCTATACGGCTGACGTCTATCGCAACACGCGCACCGGTGAGGATGCGTCGCAGATCACTCCCTTGCGCACGCTGGAAGACAAGGACGGCAAGAAGCTGGTGCTGCAAGGTTTGTCGAACGGCCCGACGCTGGCGTTCAAGGACATGGCCATGCAGTTGCTGGGCAACCTGTTCGAATATGCGCTGGCGAAGAAGAACGCCGAGCTCAATATCGTCGGCGCCACGTCGGGTGACACCGGCAGTGCAGCCGAATACGCCATGCGCGGCAAGAAAGGCATTCGCGTCTTCATGCTGTCGCCGCACAAGAAGATGAGTGCTTTCCAGACTGCGCAGATGTTCAGCCTGCAGGATCCGAACATTTTCAACCTGGCCGTGGAAGGCGTGTTCGACGATTGCCAGGACATCGTCAAGGCGATCTCCAACGACCTGGACTACAAGGCCACACAAAAGATCGGCACGGTCAATTCGATCAACTGGGCGCGGGTGGTTGCGCAGGTGGTGTACTACTTCCGTGGTTATCTTTCCGCCACGACAAGCAACGAACAGAAGGTGTCCTTCACCGTCCCGTCGGGCAATTTCGGCAACATCTGTGCCGGGCATATCGCCCGCATGATGGGCCTGCCGATCGACAAGCTGGTGGTCGCCACCAATGAAAACGACGTGCTCGATGAATTCTTCCGCACCGGTATCTACCGCGTGCGCAAGTCGGCCGAGACGTATCACACCAGCAGCCCAAGCATGGACATCAGCAAGGCGTCCAACTTCGAGCGTTTCGTCTACGATTTGCTCGGCCGCGACAGTGCGCGCGTCAAAGCTTTGTTCCACAAGGTCGAGACGGCAGGCGGTTTCGATCTGACCGGCGCTGCCGGCAGTGATGGCAACGAGTTCGCCAGCGTGATCCGTTATGGTTTTGCCTCGGGTAAATCGACCCACGCCGATCGTCTGGATACCATTCGTTTTGCAGAAAAGGCGTATGGCATCACCGTCGACACGC
This genomic interval carries:
- a CDS encoding DegT/DnrJ/EryC1/StrS aminotransferase family protein, whose translation is MTQSFLPFSKPTIDEATIAAVGDVLRSGWITSGPKVQAFEKALSDYLDGRIVRTFNSGTCTMEIALRIAGIGAGDEVITTPISWVATANVIIETGATPVFADIDPVTRNIDLDKLEAAITPRTKAIIPVYLAGLPVDMDRLYAIAKKHNLRVIEDAAQALGSTWKGKRIGAFGDFVSFSFQANKNVTSSEGGCLVVNNADEARLAEKYRLQGVTRSGFDGLEVDVLGGKFNMTDIAAAIGLGQFAHIDAITEKRRGLAKHYFEVFGPDFEAQTGAQLPVADFENSNWHMFQLVLPERITRAAFMEKMMERQIGIGYHYPPIHLLKLYRDRGFKEGMFPIAERVGRLIVSLPMFTAMSKEDVERAVGAVKSVLA
- a CDS encoding Mth938-like domain-containing protein, yielding MKLHSTETQQYQTVTSYDDNGVEINAARFDHSLLVLPETPPVAWPVPAFDQLTAAHFEQIDATQPDVVILGTGKRQRFVHPKLTTALTSRRIGVECMDNQAACRTYNILMAEGRKVALALIIEH
- a CDS encoding glycosyltransferase family 39 protein, whose protein sequence is MRELYKSKAFVWTLLILFLLVWFYMLGARTLVPTDEGRYAEMAREMVATQDWITTRLNGIKYFEKPPLQTWMNAITFELFGLGEWQARLWTGLCGLFGIGMVAYTGRRVFNDRVGFYAPLVLASSFFWAGMGHINTLDMGLAAMMTLSVCALLLAQRNDANRDEQRNWMLLCWVGMALAVLSKGLIGIVLPGAVLVLYTLFSRDWAIWKRLHLVKGLILFFAICTPWFVLVSMKNPEFPQFFFIHEHFQRFTTKIHSRTGPWYYFIPILLLGIIPWLGVFVQSLLTGTREEHSGSSFSSLSSGKFQPRKMLLIWSVFIFVFFSISSSKLPSYILPIFPTLALLIACYLERATFKAIVLSASIVAVPCAIAMAFIPRVPALAKDAYSLPLVTAHVPWIYAATIVAFIGAVLAIRFARSQKDLAMVCLAAGAFISGQLLMLGHEPQGRYSAGIDYVPALQAELTPETPMYLVGRYEQALPFYLQRTMTLVRHADEMEFGLKQEPQLWLPTVDAFVAQWVADHTAGKKDIAIMDPSIYADLKQRGVPMRLIGQDPRRVIVANNPDGASQNK
- a CDS encoding pyridoxal phosphate-dependent aminotransferase, whose product is MRPIQKSKKLADVCYDIRGPVLEKARQMEEEGHKIIKLNIGNLAAFGFDAPDEIVQDMIRNMGNASGYTDSKGLFAPRKSVMHYSQQKNIQGVTIDDIYLGNGASELIVMSVNALLNTGDEVLVPSPDYPLWTAAVSLSGGTPVHYVCDEQAGWQPDIDDIKKKITPNTKAIVVINPNNPTGALYSTDVLKEIVEVARQHQLIILADEIYDKVLYDGHTHTSLASLADDVLFITFNGLSKNYRSCGYRAGWMVVSGEKKHAKDYIEGLNMLASMRLCANAPGQYAIQTALGGYQSINDLVGPAGRLTKQRDLAHKLLTDIPGVTCVKPKSALYMFPRLDPAVYPIKDDQEFAYELLAEEKVLIVQGTGFNCPTPDHFRVVFLPNTDDLTESMGRIAHFLEGYRRRHGTA
- a CDS encoding homoserine dehydrogenase, yielding MKSIKVGLLGIGTVGSGTFNVLKRNQEEIARRAGRGIEITMVADLNTERATELTNGQVKVVNDANLVVNDPDIDIVIELIGGYGLAKDLVLKAIANGKHVVTANKALIATHGNEIFKAAQEKGVMVAFEAAVAGGIPIIKALREGLTANRIQWIAGIINGTTNFILSEMRDKGLDFDVVLKEAQRLGYAEADPTFDIEGVDAAHKLTIMASIAFGIPVQFDKAHVEGITKLQATDIRYAEQLGYRIKLLGITRQTANGIELRVHPTLIPSGRLIANVEGAMNAVMVRGDAVGETLYYGKGAGSEPTASAVIADLVDITRLATADPEHRVPYLAFQPHAMASTPVLPIQDVTTSYYLRMHVADKPGVLADVTRILADSSISIDAMLQKEPSEGETQTDIIMLTHQTQERNIEAAIAKIEALSTVVGTVMKIRLEELG
- the thrC gene encoding threonine synthase, with product MQYVSTRGHSATPSFSEILLGGLAPDGGLYLPADYPQVTGAELDQWRKLSYADLAYEVLKKFATDIPDADLKALTHRTYTADVYRNTRTGEDASQITPLRTLEDKDGKKLVLQGLSNGPTLAFKDMAMQLLGNLFEYALAKKNAELNIVGATSGDTGSAAEYAMRGKKGIRVFMLSPHKKMSAFQTAQMFSLQDPNIFNLAVEGVFDDCQDIVKAISNDLDYKATQKIGTVNSINWARVVAQVVYYFRGYLSATTSNEQKVSFTVPSGNFGNICAGHIARMMGLPIDKLVVATNENDVLDEFFRTGIYRVRKSAETYHTSSPSMDISKASNFERFVYDLLGRDSARVKALFHKVETAGGFDLTGAAGSDGNEFASVIRYGFASGKSTHADRLDTIRFAEKAYGITVDTHTADGIKVARENLAEGVTMIVLETALPAKFNETIREALGRDAERPAGFENIEALPQRFEVMPADAAKVKTFVAGHTGL
- a CDS encoding glycosyltransferase; this translates as MKPELSVVIPVYNEESGLAKLFARLYPALDALGIAYEVIYVNDGSRDKSAAILADQYRARPDVTRVVLFNGNYGQHMAILAGFEATRGDIVVTLDADLQNPPEEIGNLVAKMREGYDYVGSIRRQRQDSAWRTWASKAMNHLREKITRIKMTDQGNMLRAYGRNVIDLVNQCSEVNTFVPALAYTFARKPTEIIVEHEERSAGESKYSLYSLIRLNFDLVTGFSLVPLQFFSLLGIGLSFASAALFILMVIRRFILGAEVQGVFTLFAITFFLIGVILFGIGLLGEYIGRIYLQVRARPRYVVQAILEQSSGEDKQSS
- a CDS encoding surface-adhesin E family protein, which codes for MKKWILMLCLISAGAAHAENWQSLGGSDQAELSIDVDSIKETKGIREAWAIWNFKEARPNNESGFPTLKSYKDMHQYNCKDQTLKLTKEIIYAENDGKGDSRDHSDALKNMQFVKPKPLSVAEAMVQAVCDYKIPEAKK
- a CDS encoding EamA family transporter, producing MNLATFGFIFVGICLNAVAQLLLKAGTNAVGAIHLTAENWFSTGIKLATQLPIIGGLTCYVISVGVWIIGLSRVDVTVAYPLLSLGYIINAIGAWYFLGEAVSAQRLLAIGVIIVGVVLLTRS